The Cystobacter fuscus DSM 2262 genome window below encodes:
- a CDS encoding DUF2243 domain-containing protein, translating into MAGEARHQGALISAGVLLGTGMGGFVDGILLHQILQWHNMLSSRLPPTELVPMKINMFWDGLFHAFTWLMTAIGLGMLWRAGQRPEVPWSTRTFLGSLSIGWGAFNVVEGLIDHQLLGIHHVHPGEGQRAWDIGFLLFGALLIVGGGALVRAGRGCSGGARRPRRSPTARWSTLLAPTGWRRSPTRAASRERPSRRRRCVRRR; encoded by the coding sequence ATGGCGGGTGAGGCACGGCATCAAGGAGCGCTCATCTCGGCGGGCGTGTTGCTCGGCACGGGGATGGGCGGCTTCGTCGACGGAATCCTCCTGCACCAGATCCTCCAGTGGCACAACATGCTCTCGTCGCGGCTGCCGCCCACGGAACTGGTGCCGATGAAGATCAACATGTTCTGGGACGGCCTGTTCCACGCCTTCACCTGGCTGATGACGGCGATTGGCCTGGGCATGTTGTGGCGCGCGGGCCAGCGCCCCGAGGTGCCCTGGTCGACGCGCACCTTCCTGGGCTCGCTGTCCATCGGTTGGGGCGCGTTCAACGTGGTGGAGGGACTCATCGACCATCAGCTCCTCGGCATCCACCACGTGCACCCGGGGGAGGGACAGCGGGCCTGGGACATCGGCTTCCTGCTCTTCGGGGCACTGCTCATCGTGGGAGGCGGTGCGCTCGTGCGCGCGGGCCGCGGCTGCTCGGGCGGCGCGCGCAGGCCGAGGCGCTCGCCTACCGCGCGGTGGTCGACGCTCCTCGCACCAACCGGATGGCGGCGATCGCCGACGCGCGCTGCATCGCGCGAGCGGCCGAGCAGGCGCCGTCGCTGCGTCCGGCGGCGCTGA